The Alnus glutinosa chromosome 8, dhAlnGlut1.1, whole genome shotgun sequence DNA segment CAAGTACTGCACTCATTTTCTCAGAAATCGTTTTCTTCATTGCATCTTTTTGAAGATTTTGATCCGAAAAAAGTAAAGTTTAAAGCTAACAAGGACATACGATGGACTAGGATGCAATGAATATTGCTCATGATGCAGTTGATTGCTCAGTGGATCTCGAACAATATATGGACGCCTATAGGAGAGAGAATGGTCGGAGACTTATTGAGAATGGCagcaaaaaaatttgtaatgctTAAGTTAGCAAGGGTGAATAGCTTAAAAAGTGAAAACTACACGGATTTATGCACTTGATCGAAATTGGTTGCAAATCATTCCTTATATACGTAGGGTGCGTGCTTACTAACAAGTGCAACCTTGGTCAAGTGTCGCCCATTGATAGGTTAAAACACTTGTCAGGCATGGCGTCGAATCTAGCTGTATCTTCTATTGAGGTACACTTTTAGCCAAGTATTTCTTGATGATGGGATACGACTCTGGCCAAGTATGGTGCCTAGTTCTTTGCATGCCGATAGACTATTGTCGTTAGTTGGTGCGTACCAAATTTCATGCTTATTAATTGGCAGGCTACTAATGTTAATTATTAGGCTCCCAGCCAAGAATAATGGGACACGTATGATGAAATTGTGGGACGGTTATCCTATGCGTCGCACCGTCACTTGTTATCTAAGTAATGTACCGACACATTAGCTCTTATGGTTCGATTAGGGTTTGCGGTTTGGGCTTGATTACCCCCCAACTGAACCGTGAGCTCCCGGTCCGCATTCTCAACTTAATTAGGTTGGCATGGTGGATATGGTATATCAATTGCTTATACCCTGGATAAAGAGAAGGACcatatttatcaaatttaaaatgaagGGATTGAAGTTGATGAAAGTTCAAGCGTTAATTCAACAACTGAAGTGAATTTGTGGTGATCTTAACGTCTTTTTGAAGTTATGTTAGCAGAAGTTGGGTGGGGAAAGCAAGAAACAAGTGGTTAGGAGGTGAAACATTTACTACTCTTTTAAATATTCCTCAATTAGATTTGGCAGTTAAAGAAGATTCTGGCAACCACATTAAGGATCATAGGGctataatatttaattggattaggatcatcttcttttttttctcttcccatGCTTTCCTAGCTGTTCCAAATGTACTTTTCAGAGAAGGACCTAATGTTGAAACTTTATGATCATTTGCCCCCACTACATCATGTCAGGATCTCATCAAAGAATCAAGCAAGTGTATTATTGAAGCCACTCTAGACTGATTAACTGTATTTGAGTAATATGTTTGGAGGTCGCTGACAAATCAAGCTAATGCCATTGCCGCGACATCTTGAAAAGGAGCACTGCACTCACTGTTTTGATTGATGCTTTTAGTATAGTCAGTAGAGTCATCCTATCCAAAAATGTTTCTTTTGTGTTGGATCCCAGACATGGATAGTGGGTGTTCGGGTTCTTATGAGCAAAAGTTAAGAAGTTGCATACAAGTGGATACAGCTATCCTGTCTTGTTCTTGATGAATTACTCGCTTTTTGTTCTGATTCATTTGCCTTTCTATCAACATCAAGGTTCCGAACTTGACCCCTGCTTGCATCAGGTTTGACTTATTAAAAGCCTAGAGTTTCAGTAGCATTAAGCAGTTTCAGCTCTTTAATCATGCTTCATTGGGATGTGATGATTTCTTTCTTTAACGGCTAATTTCCCTTCTTTTTCCTGTTAAAGGTTCTGATCTAaactctctctatatatatatttctcagtttttatatatataattgttgtttaatatgcaaatatatatatatatatataggatactCATATCAGCATATATATGCTCACAGATCAGAAAAATTAAGCAGCTGATTAACTATAAGGCAATTTTCAAGTACCTAGCTAGACATTCTCAAAAACCTATATACTTCCGATTATCCGATATCCATTCAAGCTCCTTGTGCTAATGCATGTcttctatatatgtatatttattctGACGAAAATCTAGTAGGTTAATTCAATCGATCTGGGTACATAGCCAGGCTATTAATTGATTTAGAAAATTAACAATCGACATTCAAAGAATTTCAAAACTCAGACATTGCGTATCTGTTGCACCTCCGGCCAGTTTTGTTTATCTAGCCAACAAGATCATATGATATGACTGACAAATGCATAAAAGGTGAAAAGGAAACTACAACACAATTATCAATGACTCAGGCTGCTAAACAGTATCATGAAATGATCAACTGAATATCTGAGTCGTGACTCAAGAATCAACATCACCGAGAACAGCTTTTTTGAGTGTGCCTAGCTATCTATCATCAAGACCTGAGATGAGAtggctctttttttctttttcttttttttttcttttttttttccctgaatcGCTTTATTATGAAAGAACTAATCATTGATCACTCCAGTCATACCAAAAGTTTAAGCACATAGAAAAGGTTTAATTGAGATAAATTCAAGacttttgttttaatatatattatgtaaaatTACAGAATATTCTAAAactttaagttaataaaaatgatgaatttaattaatattttaacattagaTAAAGATGAAAAGCCGATCCTTATCTCGTCGTCAAAAACAAGTCTTCAAGCATCAGCTAATTAAGCTACATACAATTCTAATCAAATACATAGGAGTATATATGTCTTTCTAAACTGTGGAAACctgaatttaaaatttgtggaGACATTTATATATTCACGCCCTGGACCAAATAAAAAGATGATCATTGTGTTAATTATATATTCAGCATACAAATCACGATgtgataaaattaaattaaaaacaggGCATCGCGAAGTCCTCCTCCAGCCACTTTTTATTGTGTGCTTTATCTTTTATACCTTTATTTTGTGTCAAAGCAAATTGCAGAAACCCAATAAACCCAGACTTTAATTTGGATACACATCACCTTGAAGAGCTTGAACACTCAATTCTATTGTATTGAGCATTAAGGCCTGCGGAACCTTTGCCTGCAAGACTGGCAAGTAATCTCCATGCACGTGGAGTCTATCTGGCGGGTTGCCCTCTCCTTCATTCTCTCAGCCTTCTCCACCTCTTCCCTAGCCCTCTCCCACATGTGCCTTGCTCTTGAAAACTCCGACTGCGCCAACTCCATTTCTCTCCTCGTCAGCTCCCTCACCCGCTCCGCGTACGCCTTCTCCATCGCCGCCAGCCGAATCTGCTCCGCGGCCTGCCATTTCAACGCCTCGACACAGCTCGTCTCGGACTTGGCATCATCGTAGCCGCAAATGGGTCCGGCTAGAACACAGTCCGAAGGTGGCTGGATTGGCCTTACGCTGATTGACAACTGCAGGTCTAGCGCTGGGCCTGCAAAGGAATCAGACATCGTTGACCGACACCTTAGCGAAGAAGAAGCCGACGGCCGAGATGGCATGTGTGATGAAGAAGGTACGGGCTGTGAATTAGGGAGTAGCTGCAGCTCCTTTTGATGATCTTCCTCTTCCAtcgaaggaaaaaagaaaagaaaaaaaggctgCAAAGTACAGCGGAAATGATCACTAAGGTGGTGGTGAGGGAGTTTGGCCTTGTGGGGGTGGCAAAAACTTGTGGCTATATATAACCAAGCTTAACATGTGCAATTTACTTCTATACCCGTGGTTTCCATGTAAAATGACTTAAACACCTtgtaaaaccaaaaaattaactGCCTACCCTTATCCATCTTTATTCTCTAATTTAAATTCAACGTTAAAGATAATAATTTAGTTTTAGGCAATACGAAAGTTcataattgataaaatgatgaagtaaaaaatttaacttgtcaatttaattagttagtgaTCGATTCAATTCACCAATTATATATGAACTACACATGAATTCGTAAAAAAGCTGTAGTactcaaacatttttctttacgTTATTTCGTAAGTAATTAATATagtattatattaaaaatattatttgtcaaGATTTATATAGTCTACCTTTTggattataatttctttacatGTAATATCAATCTCCCacttaaaaacttcaaaattttatactaaataatatctTGTATATGGCTTTTTTCATATgctatattaatatataatttttaaattaaataatatccTTGcatattatatcaaaatttcacatcaagACTTCATACATTTATccctaaaacaataaaattaagctttcacac contains these protein-coding regions:
- the LOC133875824 gene encoding protein indeterminate-domain 16; the encoded protein is MEEEDHQKELQLLPNSQPVPSSSHMPSRPSASSSLRCRSTMSDSFAGPALDLQLSISVRPIQPPSDCVLAGPICGYDDAKSETSCVEALKWQAAEQIRLAAMEKAYAERVRELTRREMELAQSEFSRARHMWERAREEVEKAERMKERATRQIDSTCMEITCQSCRQRFRRP